The following coding sequences are from one Diabrotica virgifera virgifera chromosome 2, PGI_DIABVI_V3a window:
- the LOC126880058 gene encoding uncharacterized protein LOC126880058, with protein sequence MTSAVFNKFSEIQNSLTSYQSRNLINEITMLNKASHNLSLKNTDMFCNEEMPADDFPSDNAPDSIQHNSFHPDNNTKPSLCPNILDFNSDDSVLDEDYIPDSSEDSDDLNLPENVPSRRKLPKKSQLRTFPTNLTEPSTYTATLTKSSPSHTFRNSLSSNKHKKRRVTTDFRELRCI encoded by the coding sequence ATGACGTCGGCAGTTTTTAACAAATTTAGTGAGATTCAAAATAGTTTAACATCTTACCAATCCCGAAATTTGATAAACGAAATTACTATGCTAAACAAAGCCTCTCACAACTTATCATTAAAAAACACTGATATGTTTTGTAATGAAGAAATGCCAGCAGATGATTTTCCTTCTGATAATGCACCTGATTCTATCCAACATAATTCTTTTCACCCTGATAATAATACAAAACCATCATTATGCCCTAACATATTAGATTTTAATTCAGACGACTCAGTTCTTGACGAAGATTATATTCCGGATTCAAGCGAAGATTCAGACGATTTAAATTTGCCAGAAAACGTTCCTTCGCGCCGAAAATTGccaaagaaaagtcaattacgaACTTTTCCTACAAATTTAACTGAGCCTTCTACTTATACAGCTACACTCACCAAATCTTCACCATCTCATACATTCCGTAATTCACTGTCctcaaataaacataaaaaaagacGCGTTACGACAGATTTTCGAGAACTAAGATGCATTTAA